A window from Bubalus kerabau isolate K-KA32 ecotype Philippines breed swamp buffalo chromosome 5, PCC_UOA_SB_1v2, whole genome shotgun sequence encodes these proteins:
- the LOC129653316 gene encoding uncharacterized protein LOC129653316, with protein sequence MTDSRLLKYQSLLLGPVTKLKVCGNLNPATFLPEKENETPDHDCSQFLTLNYAAREDLKDTPLDNPDMEIFTDGSSFVQDGKHKAGYAVVTAEQVLEAKSLPQGTSAQLAELVALTRALELSKGQRVNIYTDSKYAYLTLHAHATIWRERHFKTATGEPIKHFREIERLLTAIYCPKEVAVMHCKGHSRDGSKIAEGNHLADCQARKAALYETPSLQTPLIWTGPVEQERPQYTEEELERYEKRGAKITDKGWLQSEDGRLIIPENAQWKILKGLHQSFHLGAESTYQMVSRLFEGKNVMKTLKNIIKRCEICQKNNPKTEKLAKSGLQRSGKYPGEDWEIDFTHMPKANGYSCLQVWVDTFTGWIEAFPSRSEQAKEVIKILIHEITPRFGLHGAFRVTMAPPLKLL encoded by the coding sequence atgacagacagtaggcttcttaagtatcagtcattgttgttaggaccagtaactaagcttaaagtctgtggaaatttaaatcctgccactttccttcctgagaaggaaaatgaaacacctgatcacgattgttctcaattcctaactttaaactatgcagctcgagaggatctaaaggataccccattagacaatcctgacatggaaatatttacagatggcagttcttttgttcaggatggaaagcataaagcaggttacgccgtggtgactgctgaacaggttttggaagcaaaatctctcccccagggaaccagtgctcagttagcggagcttgtggccctgacccgagctctagagttaagcaaagggcagcgggtAAATATCTACACAGATTCTAAGTATGCCTATTTGACTTTACATGCTCATGCTACaatatggagagagagacactttaaaacagcaacaggagaacctattaagcatttcagagagatcgagagacttttaactgctatatattgtcctaaagaagtagctgttatgcactgcaaagggcacagcagggatgGGAGTAAAATAGCGGAAGGTAATCATCTGGCTGACTGCCAAGCCAGAAAAGCGGCACTTTACGAAACCCCTTCACTACAGACgcctttgatctggacaggtcctgtggaacaggaaagaccacaatatactgaggaagaattagaaagatatgaaaaacgaggagcaaagattactgataaaggatGGTTACAGTCTGAGGATGGAcgattaataattcctgaaaatgctcagtggaaaattcttaagggtttacatcagagttttcatttgggtGCCGAGAGTACTTACCAAATGGTTTCTCgtttgtttgaaggtaaaaatgtaatgaaaactttaaagaatattatcaaaaggtgtgagatttgtcaaaaaaataacccaaagactgaaaagctaGCAAAATCTGGATTACAACGAAGTGGGAAGTATCCTGGAGAAGATTGGGAAATTGATTTTACTCACATGCCAAAAGCTAATGGATATTCTTGCTTACAAGTTTGGGTAGATACCTTTACTGGATGGATTGAGGCTTTTCCCAGTCGTAGTGAACAGGCTAAGgaggttataaagattttaatccatgaaattacccccaggtttgggctgcacggagccttcagagtgacaatggctccgcctttaaagctgctgtaa
- the ZNF648 gene encoding zinc finger protein 648, giving the protein MAQGDPQDGWGDASPLCSLTGEAYDPGMLSINLESENEAPGKAGDQGATGDLDQQARPRGSSQVTEDNPDLLWKHPACRKEEKFSGSFSAAGVGKKPMAPPRKKASWERDASKITPTEASPRASMTPCALPRGLARKWFGETQLPRASLPAGDEGDSRANLDATLGVPSNFLGSARYFRAQKDGDKSPDSSSAGECVPKAGGSWDLSTQETHTPAQVSATQAHRAAEEALAKARKGSKDPNPAGSGEGRQGEARPYKCLRGGRAVQKSPGAKPYACELCGKAYSHRATLQQHQRLHTGERPYRCPFCDKTYTWSSDHRKHIRTHTGEKPYPCPDCGKAFVRSSDLRKHQRNMHSNDKPFPCAECGLTFNKPLSLLRHQRTHLGEKPFRCPTCDREFAVASRMMEHQRVHSGERPFPCPTCGKCFTKSSNLLEHQTLHTGQRPFKCADCGVAFAQPSRLARHQRIHTGERPFPCAQCGQAFARSSTLKRHQQIHSGEKGFLCAECGRAFRVASELAQHIRVHNGERPYQCADCSQAFTRSNHLRRHRAKHHSCKKEPATPSDDDE; this is encoded by the coding sequence ATGGCACAGGGGGACCCCCAGGATGGGTGGGGAGATGCATCTCCCCTCTGCAGCTTGACTGGGGAGGCTTATGACCCCGGGATGCTGAGCATCAACTTGGAGAGTGAGAATGAGGCTCCTGGAAAGGCAGGAGACCAAGGGGCCACTGGTGACCTTGATCAGCAGGCCCGACCAAGGGGCAGCTCCCAAGTGACCGAGGACAATCCTGACTTGCTCTGGAAGCATCCAGCctgcaggaaggaagagaaattctCTGGCTCCTTTAGTGCCGCAGGCGTGGGGAAGAAACCCATGGCACCACCGAGGAAGAAGGCCAGTTGGGAAAGAGATGCGTCAAAGATCACCCCAACGGAGGCCTCCCCCAGAGCAAGCATGACTCCCTGTGCCCTCCCCAGGGGCCTCGCGCGCAAGTGGTTCGGGGAGACGCAACTTCCTAGGGCCTCATTACCTGCTGGTGATGAGGGAGACTCAAGGGCAAATCTGGACGCCACCCTCGGGGTCCCATCCAACTTCCTTGGTTCTGCAAGGTACTTCCGTGCACAGAAGGATGGAGACAAGTCCCCAGACAGCTCCTCTGCGGGGGAGTGTGTCCCCAAAGCAGGGGGCAGTTGGGACCTCTCCACACAAGAGACACACACACCAGCCCAGGTGTCGGCTACCCAGGCCCACCGGGCAGCGGAGGAGGCTCTGGCCAAAGCACGGAAGGGCTCTAAGGACCCGAACCCGGCGGGCTCCGGGGAGGGCAGGCAGGGCGAGGCACGTCCCTACAAGTGCCTGCGGGGTGGGAGGGCCGTCCAGAAGTCGCCGGGCGCTAAGCCTTACGCGTGCGAGCTGTGCGGGAAGGCGTACTCCCACCGGGCCACACTCCAGCAGCACCAGCGCCTGCACACAGGCGAGCGGCCTTACCGGTGCCCCTTCTGCGACAAGACCTACACCTGGTCCTCCGATCACCGCAAGCACATCCGCACGCACACGGGCGAGAAACCCTACCCGTGCCCGGACTGCGGGAAGGCCTTCGTGCGCTCCTCGGACCTGCGCAAACACCAGCGCAACATGCACAGCAACGACAAGCCCTTCCCGTGCGCCGAGTGCGGCCTGACCTTCAACAAGCCGCTGTCGCTGCTGCGCCACCAGCGCACGCACCTGGGAGAGAAGCCCTTCCGCTGCCCCACCTGCGATCGGGAGTTCGCCGTGGCCAGCCGGATGATGGAGCACCAGCGCGTGCACTCGGGCGAGCggcccttcccctgccccacctgcGGCAAGTGCTTCACCAAATCCTCCAACCTGCTGGAGCACCAGACGCTGCACACCGGCCAGAGGCCCTTCAAGTGCGCCGACTGCGGCGTGGCCTTTGCGCAGCCCTCGCGCCTGGCGCGCCACCAGCGCATCCACACGGGCGAGCGGCCCTTTCCTTGCGCGCAGTGTGGCCAGGCCTTCGCGCGCTCCTCCACCCTGAAGCGGCACCAACAGATCCACTCCGGGGAGAAGGGCTTCCTCTGCGCCGAGTGCGGCCGGGCCTTCCGCGTGGCCTCGGAGCTGGCCCAGCACATTCGGGTGCACAACGGCGAGAGGCCCTACCAGTGCGCCGACTGCAGCCAGGCCTTCACCCGGTCCAATCACCTCCGACGACACCGAGCCAAGCACCACAGCTGCAAGAAGGAGCCCGCCACCCCCTCCGACGACGACGAGTGA